One genomic region from Shewanella aestuarii encodes:
- a CDS encoding PaaI family thioesterase — MTDLTTEQINASSSEIMDVRNVVKRAIELNDYSYLLAKVPYSQFIGMSVERFGDEMVFKLPAKDDNIGNPILPAIHGGVIAGFMEMSAIVQLMVFMQAKKVPKIVDFSIDYLRAGLHQDTFAECKITRQGRRVANVSINCWQTNRKQLIATARAHFLIE, encoded by the coding sequence ATGACTGATTTAACTACTGAGCAAATTAACGCATCAAGCAGCGAAATCATGGATGTAAGAAACGTGGTTAAGCGTGCCATTGAGCTCAATGATTACAGCTATTTATTAGCAAAAGTACCTTATTCACAATTTATTGGGATGTCGGTAGAGCGTTTTGGCGATGAAATGGTGTTCAAGCTGCCTGCAAAGGATGACAACATTGGTAACCCGATCTTACCCGCTATTCATGGTGGCGTGATAGCTGGATTTATGGAAATGTCTGCGATTGTGCAATTAATGGTATTTATGCAAGCTAAAAAGGTACCTAAAATCGTTGATTTTTCAATAGATTATTTACGTGCCGGCTTGCATCAAGACACCTTCGCAGAGTGTAAAATTACTCGTCAAGGGCGTCGAGTGGCTAATGTTAGTATTAACTGTTGGCAAACAAATCGTAAGCAGTTAATTGCAACCGCAAGAGCACACTTTTTAATTGAATAG
- a CDS encoding YcfL family protein — MNKFSNYLLLTLCLFLSACANHTAGVSVNSQGEVRVDNTSFAREVAVSNVISKQAADLIQASAQLTSLVASDLRIQYKFTWFDANGLTVEDEATSWKSVKLHGKQQLQVAAVAPNATAVRFEVYVRKAFSN; from the coding sequence ATGAACAAATTTTCAAACTATTTGCTATTGACCCTATGCTTATTTTTAAGTGCCTGTGCAAATCATACCGCGGGAGTTTCAGTTAATTCTCAAGGTGAAGTACGAGTAGATAACACTTCGTTTGCTCGTGAAGTGGCTGTGAGTAATGTGATATCTAAACAAGCCGCTGATTTAATTCAAGCATCAGCGCAGTTAACTAGTTTGGTTGCGTCTGATTTACGCATTCAATACAAATTTACTTGGTTTGATGCTAATGGGTTGACTGTTGAAGATGAGGCTACAAGCTGGAAGTCAGTCAAGTTGCACGGTAAACAACAGTTGCAAGTTGCAGCTGTGGCGCCAAATGCGACCGCGGTGAGGTTTGAAGTATACGTGCGTAAAGCTTTTTCAAATTAA
- a CDS encoding TonB-dependent receptor, which produces MYSVKPKSPLAIAILSILSTTGVYAATESVERVAPEAEKMEVIVVNADFSNISLDKMPSSVTVIDAQQLEDEGAQHFEDVLNSIANFNWSGGSSRPKYFQIRGVGEQEQYQGAPNSSVGFIVDDIDLSGLGMVSSMYDMQQVEVLRGPQGTQYGANALAGLIYLKSNDPTDTFEHGVQVSLGDDSLQTFSGFTSGPIVDSGKLLYRVSVEQHSQDGFRDNTYLGRDDTNQRDEFTARAKLRWYATDDLQADLTLLHANFDNGYDAWTLDNNGFDTLTDKPGVDNQKTTGVGLKLSYTGAQYFELTSLTSFAQTDHQHAYDGDWANPDYWAGKQCDAYDDDWNVIGKEPCVYDYIWDKKGDRQTVSQEFRLSSNQAGRIFNQSTDWLVGVYAMNLTEDNDLYSEYNSWPDEVLQSEYEATNYAIFGQIDSHLGSDYLLSVGLRFERRNSEYSDSNNDNFSPSENMWGGHIALSKAINDDHNTYIKVARGYKAGGFNMTLPAELADKKEFTTEILYNYELGLKSSWLDGYVDTNIALFYMDRKDQQVAASLQDPDNPQRFVLFTENAGSSNNYGLEVDGNWYPTQNLQVYGSVGWLETEYGKYLYSDKYGNTVDLTGRELAHSPNFTYSVGMTYLADSGWFANINTSGKSEFYYSDSNDSKSEAYNIVNARVGYETQTWSAYLWGRNLFDEKYGVRGFYFGNEPDLDWADKQYIRYGDPRQLGITFDYKFM; this is translated from the coding sequence ATGTATTCTGTAAAACCTAAATCGCCACTTGCGATTGCTATTCTCTCAATACTTTCTACCACAGGTGTTTACGCCGCAACAGAATCGGTTGAGCGTGTTGCTCCTGAAGCTGAAAAAATGGAAGTGATTGTTGTTAATGCTGATTTTAGTAATATCAGCTTAGACAAAATGCCTTCTAGCGTGACAGTAATTGATGCGCAGCAGCTTGAAGATGAAGGCGCACAGCATTTTGAAGATGTGCTAAATTCAATTGCCAATTTTAACTGGTCAGGCGGTAGCTCGCGCCCTAAGTATTTTCAAATTCGTGGCGTGGGTGAACAAGAGCAATATCAAGGCGCACCGAATTCTTCAGTCGGTTTTATTGTTGACGATATTGATCTATCTGGCCTAGGTATGGTGTCAAGCATGTACGACATGCAGCAGGTTGAAGTGTTGCGCGGCCCACAGGGGACGCAATATGGCGCTAATGCACTTGCTGGTTTAATTTACCTAAAAAGTAATGATCCTACGGATACTTTCGAGCATGGCGTTCAAGTCAGCTTAGGTGATGATAGCTTACAAACATTCTCTGGTTTTACTTCGGGCCCGATTGTTGATTCGGGTAAATTACTTTATCGGGTATCTGTGGAACAACACTCTCAGGATGGATTTAGAGACAATACCTATTTAGGTCGAGATGACACCAATCAGCGTGATGAGTTTACTGCAAGAGCAAAATTACGTTGGTATGCTACTGATGACTTACAAGCCGACTTAACTTTACTGCATGCTAATTTTGATAATGGCTACGATGCTTGGACATTAGATAACAACGGCTTTGATACACTAACCGATAAACCGGGCGTTGATAATCAAAAAACCACTGGTGTGGGACTTAAACTCTCTTACACGGGGGCGCAATATTTTGAGTTAACCTCGCTGACCTCGTTTGCTCAAACTGACCATCAACATGCGTATGATGGTGACTGGGCTAATCCTGATTACTGGGCAGGTAAACAATGCGATGCCTATGATGATGACTGGAATGTGATTGGTAAAGAACCTTGTGTGTATGATTACATCTGGGATAAAAAAGGTGATCGTCAAACGGTATCACAAGAGTTTAGATTGTCGTCAAACCAAGCGGGCAGAATTTTTAATCAATCTACAGATTGGCTGGTGGGCGTTTATGCCATGAACCTGACTGAAGATAATGACTTGTATTCAGAATATAACTCATGGCCTGATGAAGTGCTGCAATCAGAATATGAAGCAACAAATTATGCTATTTTTGGTCAGATCGATAGCCATTTAGGCAGTGATTATTTGTTATCGGTAGGCTTACGTTTTGAGCGTCGTAATAGCGAGTATTCTGATAGTAATAACGATAATTTTTCACCTTCAGAAAACATGTGGGGTGGCCATATTGCACTATCTAAAGCGATTAATGATGATCATAACACTTATATAAAAGTCGCTCGCGGTTATAAAGCGGGTGGGTTTAATATGACTTTACCTGCAGAATTGGCAGACAAAAAAGAATTTACTACTGAAATCTTATATAACTACGAACTAGGTTTGAAGTCGAGCTGGTTAGACGGTTATGTCGATACTAATATCGCGCTTTTCTATATGGACAGAAAAGACCAGCAAGTCGCGGCATCATTGCAAGATCCAGATAACCCACAACGCTTTGTATTATTTACCGAAAATGCAGGTTCCTCCAATAATTATGGTCTTGAAGTGGATGGCAATTGGTATCCAACCCAAAACCTGCAAGTTTATGGCAGTGTCGGTTGGTTAGAAACTGAATATGGTAAATATTTATATTCTGACAAGTACGGTAACACTGTTGACCTAACCGGTCGAGAATTAGCCCATTCACCGAACTTTACTTATAGTGTTGGTATGACCTATTTGGCTGACTCAGGCTGGTTTGCCAACATTAATACCAGTGGTAAGAGTGAGTTTTATTATTCAGACAGTAACGACTCAAAGTCAGAAGCTTACAATATTGTGAATGCCCGAGTCGGTTACGAAACCCAAACCTGGTCAGCCTACTTATGGGGGCGTAACTTATTTGATGAAAAATACGGTGTTCGAGGCTTTTACTTCGGTAACGAGCCTGACTTAGATTGGGCGGATAAACAATATATTCGTTATGGTGATCCTCGTCAGTTAGGCATTACCTTCGATTACAAATTTATGTAA
- a CDS encoding YkoF family thiamine/hydroxymethylpyrimidine-binding protein, whose protein sequence is MKLTAEISMYPFNENYLDPIQWFIGRVDSYSNIHRVTNAMATQVTGEYADVMSMLAIEMQAAHAKWGKAVFVCKFIGGELDLSHSE, encoded by the coding sequence ATGAAATTAACCGCCGAAATCAGTATGTATCCATTCAATGAAAATTATTTAGATCCCATCCAATGGTTTATTGGTCGAGTTGACAGTTATAGCAATATTCATCGTGTGACCAACGCTATGGCAACCCAAGTGACTGGGGAATATGCCGATGTGATGTCAATGCTAGCCATTGAAATGCAAGCTGCACATGCAAAGTGGGGGAAAGCGGTATTTGTATGTAAGTTTATTGGTGGTGAATTAGATTTAAGCCATAGTGAGTAA
- the pnuC gene encoding nicotinamide riboside transporter PnuC, with translation MFELGQTLSQAFNEMGMMTFWEAIAVVLAIAYLALAMKTNIWCWAAAFVSTAIYTVLFWKVSLLMESVLNIYYMAMAVYGYWMWMQQPKADNKHEVNDKGSVIISWSLTTHLFLIAVTSILSLAVGYLMANYTQASFPYLDAATTCFAVMTTYLVAKKVLENWFYWIIINTVSIYLYFSKGLMLTTVLFVAYVVMAIVGYFMWRKTWLQSESVVNASPQVSHTG, from the coding sequence ATGTTTGAACTCGGTCAAACATTAAGCCAAGCATTCAATGAAATGGGCATGATGACCTTTTGGGAAGCCATTGCGGTTGTACTGGCCATTGCCTATTTAGCATTAGCCATGAAAACCAATATTTGGTGTTGGGCTGCCGCATTTGTTAGTACCGCTATTTATACGGTTCTTTTTTGGAAAGTGTCATTGTTGATGGAATCGGTGCTGAATATTTATTACATGGCCATGGCAGTTTATGGTTATTGGATGTGGATGCAGCAACCCAAAGCTGATAATAAGCATGAAGTTAATGATAAAGGCTCGGTCATTATCAGTTGGTCATTGACAACGCATTTATTTTTAATTGCTGTCACCAGTATATTGTCACTTGCCGTGGGCTATCTAATGGCGAATTACACTCAGGCTTCTTTTCCTTATCTAGATGCTGCCACTACCTGTTTTGCGGTCATGACAACTTACCTTGTGGCTAAGAAGGTACTCGAAAATTGGTTTTACTGGATTATCATCAACACCGTATCTATTTACTTATATTTTAGTAAGGGGTTAATGCTAACCACAGTGTTATTTGTTGCCTATGTTGTGATGGCCATTGTGGGGTACTTTATGTGGCGCAAAACATGGTTGCAATCAGAGTCTGTTGTTAATGCATCACCTCAAGTTAGTCACACTGGATGA
- a CDS encoding phosphotransferase, with protein MIVNPPLFKSCSGLNQLPINVKMMLHELLPQPLLLELAQQCIDVEVITAGISNQNYLLNCQLSNGEYQPKVLRINQPKALWCDRDDEVRSWLLAYQANLAPRLIFSSINKELYLSEYIAQSESWAQFYQEYGVESLRQSHIYLENQTHDNQPVEYLVALLQQLQQLPLPKQQISVTEQWQSYHQRLVDYSKHCRNPVWLRHFEELQAISPLINRWLDRLAQCLIRPTFCHRDLSPFNLLLYSGLSDELPTQQSRLSSSKICPPKLLCIDFEYAAASHPLFDLASVIASHQLSDKQVRRLIEGYFAWQAQSDSPSLKPDAINAIDCAINCYWLFAAIWSLLLVDDENAAHLPLFEQYFQLICTSECQ; from the coding sequence ATGATAGTTAATCCGCCTTTATTTAAGTCATGTAGCGGGCTTAATCAGTTACCTATAAATGTAAAAATGATGCTGCATGAATTACTTCCACAGCCATTATTGTTAGAGCTTGCTCAACAATGTATCGATGTGGAAGTGATTACAGCAGGAATAAGCAATCAAAATTATTTACTAAATTGCCAACTGTCTAATGGCGAATATCAACCTAAGGTACTTCGTATTAATCAACCTAAAGCATTGTGGTGTGATAGGGATGATGAAGTGAGAAGTTGGCTGCTAGCATATCAAGCAAACCTTGCACCTAGGTTAATTTTTAGCAGTATTAACAAAGAGCTATATTTAAGTGAATATATCGCACAGTCAGAATCTTGGGCGCAGTTTTATCAAGAGTATGGCGTAGAAAGCCTACGTCAAAGTCACATCTATCTTGAAAACCAAACCCATGATAACCAGCCTGTTGAGTACTTAGTCGCTCTACTGCAACAATTACAACAACTCCCACTGCCTAAACAACAGATTAGCGTGACTGAACAATGGCAAAGTTATCATCAACGGCTAGTTGATTATAGTAAGCATTGCCGTAATCCAGTTTGGCTGCGGCATTTTGAGGAGTTGCAAGCCATTTCACCTTTAATTAATCGTTGGCTTGATAGATTAGCGCAGTGCTTAATTCGACCGACATTCTGTCATCGCGATTTATCACCTTTTAATTTGTTATTGTATTCAGGGTTAAGTGACGAATTGCCAACACAGCAATCAAGACTGTCGAGTTCAAAAATATGTCCACCAAAGCTACTTTGCATTGATTTTGAGTATGCAGCAGCAAGCCACCCTTTATTTGATTTAGCTAGCGTCATAGCCAGCCATCAGTTATCAGATAAGCAGGTAAGGCGGTTAATTGAAGGTTATTTTGCTTGGCAGGCTCAATCCGACTCTCCGTCACTTAAACCTGATGCGATAAACGCCATTGATTGTGCCATAAACTGCTATTGGTTATTTGCAGCAATATGGTCGTTGTTGCTTGTGGACGATGAGAATGCAGCGCATTTGCCATTATTTGAACAATACTTTCAATTGATTTGTACAAGCGAGTGTCAGTAA